The DNA region aatatttagtttatttatttttaaattgctctGTCTTGACATTGCTTTGAAAGTCACCATTCCGCTTAGTATGGCTAGTGTCAGAGGTCCTGTTCGATTTATACCTGAAAGCTTCCTCACTGAAGAGCAGAATTTGTGTTTTGGGAAGttgttcattcattaaaaagaatCAGTCCTTTTGGTCTGCTTGTATGACTTGACACAAGCCTCAGAAGTTGGAAGCTTTGTTTAGTCAGTGGTGGTGTTCACCTCTAGACACGAAGCTCTTCACAGCCACCTCCAGTGcctcagctcagtcgctcagtcgtgtccgactctttgcagccccatggactgcagcatgccaggcctccctgtccatcaccaacttccagagtttactcaagctcatgttcattgagtcggtgacaccatcaaccatctcatccactgtcgacCCCTCCAGATAGTTTATATTCCTATGGGTGAAGGGCAGTGGAGGGAGGAGTCATTCTTTATCTTGGGATCTTAAAAAGATTTGTTGAAATTGATAGACCTtcctctgtacacacacacacacacacacacacacacacacacacgaatgcagagatttttttatttctgtgattctACCAATGAAATGTATATTTCCCTCCCGTTTTAACAGTTTCCAGAAATAGAGTCAATAGCCAGAGAAATTTGCCATCATGGGTGAGAAGTGGGTTCTAAACTGGTCTGGGGTGAACTGGATTCCCCTCCAGATCTGTTCTCTCGTTCCTTTCGCGAGTCTGTTCTTGTCCAATCTCCAGTCTGTTCTTGTCCGATCATGTAGATTTCAGACAATTCTAGACTTAGTTGCACATTGTTTTCAGGCTCTCCCACTGCTCAAAGTTCATGTCGGGGAcaaattgttttgatttttggtgTACAGTTTTCTCCTGAAAATGACCACCAGTATTCGCTTTTAACTGTGGGTTTCCTTGTATGTTTTCCTCTGACCTTCTGTTCTGCGTGTGTGACCTTTGCTGTGTGAGCTGTCTGTGCAGGTTGTGTGCGCACGCGCTGTGTcacccagctgtgtctgactctctgtgaccccatggactgcagcctaccagcctcctctgtccgtgggatttcccaggcaagaatcctggagtgggctgctgtttcctcctccaggggatcttcctttcccagggatcgaatctgcgtctcctgcatgggcaggtggattctttatctgctgagccacctgggaagccccaggtgcaGGTTGTCAGAGTCAGGCTTACGATGGGGTCAAGCTAAAACCATGGGCGTGAGCCTGGGTGTCCTGATACTTTCCATGTAGTGACACTGGGAGCTCGTCTCTCCTGCCTCCAGTTCTCCCACTTAAGCACTTCCTGGTCAATGATGGGGTGCTTGGAGGGTCACTCATTCGCTCTCCCGTGACTGGAGCTCAGGTTTCTTTTAGGGAAGATCCCGTTCATCTTTCAACAGTGACATCTGATTGTTCCAAACCAGTGAGgataccaaagcctttgaatttctcttccttttgatgttttaagtagataaatagaaaataacagcaaGAATAACGAAACAAAACtgacaccaaaaaacaaaacaaaacccaggagAATGCAAAAGTGCAAAGATGTAAAAGCATCAATACCTGGCGAACCTAATCGTGTGTAAGGGGAGGCGCAAAGCTGCCTTAGCATCCATTCTGAAGGGATTTCCCTCCTGCGCATACTGTCTTTGGCTTGGGGCTAGCCTTCGAGTCGAATTGCAGAGTGCGTGGTGGCTCACACATTGGTAGCGTCCCCTCATCCCATGAAGGTTCCTTTCCCTGCCGCCCTTTGCTTCCCAGGTGCACACGTGACTGCCACAGACTTACCCGAGGTGCTTGGAAACCTGCAGTATAATATTTCCCGAAACACCAAAATGAAAGCTAAGCATCTGCCGCAGGTCAAGGAGCTCTCCTGGGGTGTAGCTCTAGACAAGAACTTCCCCAGGGCTTCCACCAACTTTGACTACATCCTGGCAGCCGACGTCGTCTACGCTCACCCGTTTCTCGAAGAACTCCTCATTACCTTTGAGCATCTGTGCAAAGAAACCACCGTCATCCTCTGGGTCATGAAATtcaggctggagaaggaaaataaatttgtagATAGATTTGAGCAGTTGTTTGACCTGGAGGAGATTTCTAGTTTCCCTAGCCTGAATATTAAGTTGTATAAAGCGATGAAGAAAAATCTGAAGAGTGCGTGTTATCCTCAAAGGAGGACGTGGAAAGCGAAGGCAATTTCTGGTAGATTATTGCTTTAACAAAGACCCTGGATAATCTGATTGTAGCACTGACTTTCTCAAGGGGaaacacgcacagacacacacacagacatacagacacacacacacacacacacacacacacacacacgcacgcccACGCGCACGCGTGTGCGTGCACCTCACCCCAGGCAGGGATAGTCCCAGATATAGCATGTGGATCTAGAGAATGGCAAAGCCATTGTGTGCTAATTGATTAGGACAAGGTCTGCTTTCCTTATCTTTCTATAGCACTATCTTTAATTattatcatctttattattttttttttattttattattatcatcttaATACATGGTGCAGTCATTGTTAAGGTATAACTGTTGAACAATGGCTTTTAATGAACAATGGTTTTTAATAATGGTGTCTCTAACATAAGCTTATGTGATTCTCtctttagaaataaagaaatggacTCTAGTGAGCTCACAAATAAATCGGAAAAGGCAGACATAGGATGTGATGGTTGGTGTGAGATTACTGTGGCTTCATTAGTGCCAGCTTATGGGTGGTCTGTCTTCTCTGCTGGGCAGGGTGGGTCTCTAGCCCAACCCCTGAAATCAATCAAGCTGGTGGATTTGAGGTTATGGGCAAGGACATTTCACTCcagtaaatgaaaaatgaatggaaGAACACATAAAAACAGCTGAGATTTTGGGGGgagttattgttttatttttaagccaaGTACAGATACTCTGTATcacaagaacagaaataaatataaaagtttgAGTTGAagatacacatgaaaagatttcaGTCTCTAATCTCAAATAACCAGACATACGgctgtttttaacatttaaagcTTTTCTGATGAACATACAGGGACCTAGATATTTGAAATCCTATGTGCTttcctcccacccctcaccccctgcaagGTCCTTAGAGATTAGAATAAAGTCTGAAGTAATTAAAGTCAGTGCAAGAAGAGCAAAATATTAGGATTTTGTACCACGTAACAAGACTCGTGGTCATAACCCTTCTGGGTTCTCCGTGGTGTTTGCTGGGCTGGTTCTGTGCCCTGGGAGACATATCGCCCAGCCCTTTCTACTTCGCTGAAGCGCTCAGTCTATCCGTGGTTGAGGAGAGCCAAAAAGCCAACTTCCTAGGACTCTGACCTTAAGCCAGGATGCGAGTGTACTCCCAATCGGCTTTTTTGGTAGGTTCATGGGGTCAGCTCTTCAGAATTACCAGTATTTACATGCCCTTTGTTGTTTTCACAGCCTGTTAAGGTACAAGAAATCAACTAATTCTCAGGGGCCATCCTAGGAGTCTCTGTAAAATCAGTCTCCCCACCATAAGGGGGCCCAGGCTGCCAGGGGTGTGGTCCCCgccccaaagccacacagctgcaGGGGGGCTCGGGGTTGAGTCCAGAGCCCGAgtttttcgttgttgttgttttgtttgtttgccattACCCTGCCTTCATGTATTTAAAGCAGTCATTTTCACACTCTTTTGTAAGTAAGTGAAGTCATTTCTTCCAAGTGAGATCCACACCCAGACAGGTAAGCAAACGCACGCATGTGTTTAAGGTGACACTTAAGCAGAGCTGGAAGGAGGTGAAGGAACAGCCGCTCCAGGACCTTCCCCCAGGAGGCCACTGGCCCTCGGGAGGAAACACGGAACCGAGGCCAGTGAGCTCGGAGCCGGCCGAGCTGGGGAGCCCGGAAGATCGGGGGTCGGAGAGGCTGGCGGGGCTGGATTGCGCGGGACCTTCGTGGCAGGCTGGGGTCTCGGGAAGCAGGCCCGGAGGAGGCGTAAAGCGGGCAGGTCATCTTCCGGGACGGGCTGGAGAGTGtggaaggagcaggaggaggcagggcagAAGCAGAGGTCAAGCTGCCGAGCAGGCCCGCCCGCAGCCCCAGCCGTTCCCCCCGACTCCCTGGGGCCTCTGGACCTGGGGACTGTCCCTGGATGTGCCCCTGGAAGGCTGTGGTTCGGGGAGGTGACTGTGGGGTTGGCGATGCTGGAGGGCCCGCGAGTTGCCAGCCCAGGGCCTCTGCCAGCCGCGCTGCTGCCAGGCATGAGCCTCTGAGGGAGGTCGGGCAGCGCGTCGGGCGGCCGCCACCCCCGGGCCACCGCAGAAGCCGGGCTTCTCCTCCGGGGACGTGGGGGGTCAGGGGGTGGTTTGGAGTAGAGTGAGACGGTCAGCCCTCCGTGTAAGGACCACTCTGGCTGATCACTCGAGTGGTCACTGGAAACTGGAGTTTCTAGATCGCTGAGCAGGACACAGGGGCCCGCGGGGAGGCAGCAGGGTCCCGGCGAGAGGGCGGCCGCCCGCTCAGAGGGGGACTGTACCCGGAGGTGGCGAGAGGGGTCCTTTCTGGAGGAGTCTGGAGAGAATcggcccgcagtgcaggagacgcaggttcgatccctgggtcgggaagatcccctggaggaggatgtggcagcccactccagtattcttgctggagcaTCCCAcgcacagagcagcctggtgggctacagtccatggggttgcagagtcaggcacaactgagcgactgagcacccgCTGGATGCTGAAGCCAGCCGGCCTTCTCCCCACGCTGGATAGGATGCGATGCTGGCTCTGGCGTCTTTGGTCGGGGTTGGTGGACAGAACGTctgagctgggagctgggaggtggCTTGTGATCTCACGAGGGGAGTGACAGTGAACCCAGGGTGAAACAAGGACCCAGCCCTGAGGCGGCTGGGCCGAAATCAGACACAGCTGCATCTGGGATAGGTTTTTTAAGGTTCTGTCCTCCTTCCTCCCGACCGTATGAGGATCTGCTGACTCCGAAAGAATTTGTTGCCACTGTGGCCTTTGCAGTGGTCAGCGAGTTCCAAGGTTCCTAGAAGCTGTCTCAGAGGCTTCCAGGAAGGTTTTAGGTGCCACAGCATGAATCTTGGGGTAGCAGGTGAAAAAAATGGTTCTTCTGCTCAAAAAATTGTTTGTATATCACTGCTAAGCTATTTTTAGATAGAATGGATAAAGTGTCCTTTCAAAGACTGTTAGAACCCAACCTACCATATGGGCCCCTAGCAGTTCTTTTTTCTCTAAGTGTCGATCTGTCAAACACAATGCTCaatatccattgttttattctgtttataGCACTCACTTGCAAATTTTAACACCCACCCACATACCCTGTCGCTCTTGCCTCACTCCGTTCTGCGTGTTTGTCTACTTTTATCTTTTTGCTGTCGTTTCTCCACACTTTTCTAGATTCAATTTTATAATAATTGAATTCCAAAAGATGTAATTTGAGTAGGTTTTTTTCTatcttacaggtttttttttttttttctgtctaggAATTGATTTGCTAATTTTAATCCAAGGGAGTTTACTGTGAATTTTGCCTTTACTtccctttgttctgtttttctctctttctctctctctcctttttgacATGTTAAACTACGTTACTTAAAACCTTTAGCCTAATGCTTGCAGTAACTTTCTGGGTTTCTGATAGGAGGAAAATGCTGTCAAGGTTTTAATAGAGGTTATCAGAGAATCATTATTGCTTCACAGCAGACATACTAACTTGCTGGTTGTACTCTGCAGCTTAAAATTTCTGTTACATGCATGTAACCAGAAAAGTTCTTGTCCCCAGACTGTACCAGCCGACTTTAGGAAACTGAAAACTGTACTCAAATCTCTGTCTCAGAATTTACTGATCCACCTTATTTCATTTGTACTAATTTTTGTCCACCAGGATTTCTAAAACAttggttttcattttgtattaatattttgttctcttttgtgGATAAAGAATTGTGGCATTGGGTAACTTCCCAAGAGAGCTGGAGCCacagcagaaagaagaaagacgAGGAAACACATTAGAATGGAATGTCCCCTTTTCCCCTCTTTAAATCCTCAGATTCCAGGAGCTTGGAGTTCTCTGTGGATGTCTGGCCTCTACAGAGACCATGTCCAACTTGCTTTAAGCAACGCAGATAAGTAATTTCTGAATAGCCTTTGGTAGTAAAGTATGTCCACTGGGTGAGATTTTGATACAAGGAAAGATTTACATGTAGTAATTTTGAAAACAATCTGGGGAAATTGGGTTccagatataaaataattaaagtcaAATTGAAGTAAATAAGTAAGCTTAATGATAAGTTTGGAAGAAAATTAATTATACTGTGCCTTTATGCTTAACTCCATTTTAACTTAGTTCCTAAGTTAAAATCTACATGTGGAAGAAGTAAAAAATTGtcaaatatgtacattttttttccaccaaattATAAGGCAATAGTAAACAAAACTGGGAGTGCGGCAGGTAAATGCTTTCGCAAAACGTAGGGGATATGGACAAAGTGAGATGTAAAAGTCATAAATACTTATGAGTGTGTTTCTGAGTGGACTCAGTTCCCTATGCCTTCTTTATGGAGGCCGGAAATAGTTCACAAATGATTTCCTCATCTTGGTTTTGGCCTTTTCGAGTTTGTGATGTGAAATTAAGTCTAGAATACTTGCCTGAGAGTCCAGTGTCAGCATGTGTTCTGCTTCCAAGTTTTGTACTAATCCAAGGCAGTGTTCAGTATGCTGTTGTGGTCGTATTAGTGGGGCAGTGTGTCTTAGGGGCCTTCGTTAGCATCGGTTAGTTCTGTGGGCACATTAACTCCTTTCCCTAAGAGTTGCTGGGCTGGACATCAGTGTTTCCTCGGCCTGTGTAGCTGTGTTATGGTTAGATTGCTGTGCCCACCCCACTGCCTGCCTGGGCCGTTGAACTAACCTTTGGCCTCTATCAGCAGTGCTTATACCGGGAAGGCTCAAAggcaggaattttttttaataattctctcagtttctttgtttctaaGGCTGTTGTCTTTCCTTGAAATCCAGTCAAGTTTTAGAATTGGTGCTTAACCATCAAGGAACTTAAAAGCAtcactaaaaatgaaaacagatgtcCAGGTCAATTTTTTGATAAATGggttaatgggggaaaaaaaggaaaatattggctatatgcTGCTAATTGCTAACATTTTACCGTAACAAAATATATTGTTAGGCTTTCTAAACAAAAACACAAGCTGAATAAGATTAAAATAaggcatatgaaaatattttggtgGCTAGGCGTTATTTCATAATGTCAGAAATACAGGACACAAGGCATCTGAAAACTTTTATTTGGTAACTGCTAGATTTTGTAGCTTAGGTTTTTGaaaatttcctattttctttGTCCACAGTCTGTATGTCTGTACGcttctttgttttgattttaaattttcagCCCCTTACCTTCAtgggtttttttctttagtgtcatgatttaatttgaattttcttatCTAGTGCTATGATTTAATTTGGATTTCTTatctctttctgtgtttcctttgttGGAAGAGTATAAATCATAATGGCAACGGTTGTCTCTTTGTCCCAAACCATCATAAATAAGCCCAAAGAACAGGCcataaaaatgtaagaaattcGTAGATTAAAAACCATGAGCAATGTTTTTTGTACCCACCTGGTGTTCCGAGGTAAAAGTACAGTTTGCAACTAGTAAATTATTAACACTTTTCTACCAAGGATTTCCTTCTTCCTTAGGGTCTCTATGACTAATACATAGTCAATTTAAGAATTAGAAAGGTGTCAAACATGATAAGCACATTTTATAATCATGTATTCAAAAGTGAAATTGGGAATAATGAATATGATTATAATTAGTTGGAATAATTATGCAATTAttctaataaatataatatatattaataataaaaatgtgcaCATTCTTATAGTGAGGGGAGGAAAATGTTAGAGCTTTTGGAAGCTcagatttcatatattttgaaggtaattCAAGGAGGCTTAAAGGCAATTATAAGAATGCAAAACTTTTACTTTcctgatattttttcttctctaggtAGCCATCTAATGGCTGTCATTCATtcgctcatttattcattcacttattcagtaTTTATGGAAATCCCATAATATGCCAAGTAGGGGCTGGAGACACATAGTGAAGAAGGTAGACGGCCAGCCCTCCTGGAAGCTTCAGGTTCGGAGCAGACGGGCAGGTACCGCGGTCCTGCATGGCGGGAAGCAGACACACTTTCAGAGCAGTGTCGGTTTGCTGATAGGAGGAGAGCCGATCGACCGCCAGGgcatcagggagggcttcctggaagaataACTTGCAGCTGGGAAAGGAGCTGGAGGCAGGGGGCTTTCTGGGCAGCTGAGAGGGACCCCTTTGAACTACTTGCTGGAAAAATTGTAGCTTCGAGTAACCCGTGCTGAAACAACTCCGTTTATGGAAGCCTCATGCCTTGGGCTCTGGTTTTAGATGTTTTAGGTAGAGCCTCGCATTGATTACCTCTAATAAATACCCTGGTGGTATCAGCCCATTTTacacaggaggaaactgaggctcactgAGGGTGAGCCATCTCTCCGAGGGTACCCACCCGTGTCTGGTTGGGATGGGAACCTTGGTCTCTTAAGGCACCAAAGTTTGTGCTCCTTTTGGGCATTGCCCTGTGTTCACGTTTCACTCTGAGATGGGCACAGGAGTCCTGAATTTGACGTTTAATCCAGCTGGTTCGGAGCAATCTAGTTTATTGAATATTGtctttatctgcctcctgagcaaCCTGGTGTTAAGTGAGGTACTACTGAGATGTCTGCACTGTGGACTCCTTTTCACAGTCCCTCACAGAGAATGATTTTACAAACGTATGTGTATATACCCAGCAAAggcttacatttttctttacGAGGATTATTGTACAAATGTTAGATCAATTAATTTAAAGATGggtagtgattttttttaatttaaaaaaagtttatttatttattttaattggaggctaattactttacagtattgtagtggttttccccatacattgacatgaatcagccaccggTGCatatgtgtccccccatcctgaccccgcttccctcctccctccccatcccatcccttaggGTCATCCCATTGCACCAGCCcagagcgccctgtctcatgcatccaacttggactggtgatctgtttcgcaTATGGCAATAGACATGTTTCAacgctcttctctcaaatcatcccaccctcgccttctcccacagcgcccaaaagtttgttctttatatctgcgtcccttttgctatcttgcatatagggccatcgttaccatcttcataaattccatatatatgcgttaacatACTgtcttggtgtttttctttctgacaaaaACAGCTCAGGGGACTGAAGGGAAGGCAGGGGGTGCCCTCGGATGACCCCTCGGCGGGGAAAGGCCAAGGGGGCGGGGCTGAACTTTAGAGCATCACCCGATCTGTCGGTGACGCGGGTGTTTACGGGCTGTCCCTGGGGATGGGTGCGGAATGGGGGAGTCACTGCACCAGCACCAGCGGCGCCGGGGTGAGGCGCGCACACAGCTTCCCGGAACGCACCTCTCCGCAGTCTTCCCAGGCAGCGTGGCTTCTGCAGCCCAAGCAGAGCGCACGGGCCATGCCGGGGAGACGGGATGGACATCCAAGTGCCTGGCTAAGTGGAAACGGCCTCGGTTGCCCATCGGCCTGCAGTTCACCCGATGCCAGGCCCTGAGGTTTCCGGGAGGGCGACTCTGCCGAGGAAGCAAGCCCCGCATCTGGCTGGAGGCCTGGACTGGTGATGGGACGTAAGGAGATGCGGACCGGGCGGGGGTGGGGACGCTGCTTCGTGACGCCCGCGGAGGGCAGCTGTCAGGGGCTGTCCCCAAGGGCTCCGCCCTGAGGACCCTGCCCGTCCCTGCTGAACATAGAATGTTCCAGAAAACAGAGAAGGGAGAAGGCTGTATCTGAACTTCCGGCAGGACTTAGCTTCTCTGGGCAGTGACAACTTCAAGGGCGGGATGGTCGGAACGGAAACTCTAGGGAGAAAAACCTCAAGGTTATGGAGGAAGAGGAATCGCAGGACAAGTTCCTCTCTTCTGCTCTATGTTTAGTGCATCCATTGCTGCTGGTGTGTGCGCTGCCCAGCAGGAACTGAAGACCGCTGACCTACTCAGCAAGTGCCTGAGTATGGAGCCTGATAGATGCCAGAAGGGGAAGTCAGAGCATTTGGGGACACTTCAGCTCGAATGCCGATAAAATCCACCTCAGATACAAAGCGTGCATTGATGCTACCTTTTGCTTCTACCAACCAGGTGGAAAGCTACGGATTTGGGTACCATTGAAACCCCAGGTAGTAAATCCGAGGCTGGCAGTACCAAAGGCTGCCGCTGGGAGGCCCCAGTGATCTGTACAATGAACTTTTCCCATCTgcataaataagtgaaaataaaagaaatgatttaaaCGAGTGAATTGAATTATGAAAGATTATATGCAAATGCACCCAAAGCGGTAAGGGGTAAATACGGCACAGGGTAATGTGATAAATATGTGGAGCCGGCTGCCTTCATTAGGGATTGTTTAAATTCCACCCCTGCCTCAGCGCCCTgcacacaaaaagaaagaaactctccAGGAAAAGGGAAAACAAGGGCTGTTTTCCAGTTCTCTGAACACTATACACGTGTCCACGGCTGGGTGTGCGCGTGTGTACGTGTGCgactggggagaggaggggagaggaaagtgTAAACATTGATCACACTTTCTTGTgacactgtgctgtgctaagcgGCTTCAGTTTGTCTGACTCTctttgaccccacggactgtagcccgccaggctcctccgtccatgggattctccaggcaagaatactggagtgggttgccttgccctcctccaggggatcttcccgacccagggactgaacccacatctcttacatctcctgcattggcaggcgggttctttaccacgagcgccacctgggaagccactcttGTGACTCAGTGGTTCTCCAAGCTGAGCCTGGCTCAGAGTCACCTGCAGAGCTTGTTAAATACAACTAGCTGGGTCCCCAGCCCATTCAGCAGATCTGGGtggcctgagaatttgcatttctgacaGGTTCCTTGGCCCGgggatcacactttgagaaccaccctTGTCATTCATGACACTTCAACCTTGGGAGTTAATCACTTGAAACTAGGGCATTTGGGCAAATAAAGGAGATGCCGCCTTCTAACTGTTCCCCTGTGTCCCTATATCCACATCTTAAAGTGCACCCTCTTCTTCCAGTGAACACGTCTCCCCCATGTGACCGTCCCTGAAACGCCTACCTACATTCCTGTAGGCTCCATCCTTTCTAAGAGGTTGGGAAGGCAACTTCATTagcaaaacagagacatcactttgccgacaaaggtccgtatagccaaagctatggttcttccagcagtcatatacagatgtgagggttggaacataaagaaggctgagcaccaaagaattgatgctgtggaactgtggtgttggagaagactcttgaaggtctcttggactgcaaggagatcaaaccagtcaatcctaaaggaaatcagtcctgaatattcattggaaagactgatgctgaagctgaaactccaatactttggccacctgatataaagagccaactcactggaaaagaccctgatgctgggaaagactgaaggcaggagaaggggatgacagaggatgagatggttagatagcat from Muntiacus reevesi chromosome 11, mMunRee1.1, whole genome shotgun sequence includes:
- the LOC136144172 gene encoding protein-lysine methyltransferase METTL21E isoform X1; this encodes MIKKASIYCHPLANHLMEPEVQKESRGDDDERTVVAEIMRRCFVPAFVTTVPWEGFHFAGHEIRINEATDCYGAVVWPSALVLCYFLETNVKQYNMADKNVIEIGAGTGLVSIVASLLGAHVTATDLPEVLGNLQYNISRNTKMKAKHLPQVKELSWGVALDKNFPRASTNFDYILAADVVYAHPFLEELLITFEHLCKETTVILWVMKFRLEKENKFVDRFEQLFDLEEISSFPSLNIKLYKAMKKNLKSACYPQRRTWKAKAISGRLLL
- the LOC136144172 gene encoding protein-lysine methyltransferase METTL21E isoform X2 encodes the protein MRRCFVPAFVTTVPWEGFHFAGHEIRINEATDCYGAVVWPSALVLCYFLETNVKQYNMADKNVIEIGAGTGLVSIVASLLGAHVTATDLPEVLGNLQYNISRNTKMKAKHLPQVKELSWGVALDKNFPRASTNFDYILAADVVYAHPFLEELLITFEHLCKETTVILWVMKFRLEKENKFVDRFEQLFDLEEISSFPSLNIKLYKAMKKNLKSACYPQRRTWKAKAISGRLLL